From a region of the Arachis ipaensis cultivar K30076 chromosome B09, Araip1.1, whole genome shotgun sequence genome:
- the LOC107618764 gene encoding uncharacterized protein LOC107618764, whose amino-acid sequence MPFQPFHPLKKNVPKLTRRKRKPFTVNWGIQSCIKTGKCNTTSFTCSKPWYWLAGNWNTAKWTFRSRNWFISFCRECGTPWKHSRWKLKGHSNFSGLYDILLNVRKIWSFLCINTLTYFCSCTLHSIWSCSAFSGVTCIKCGNPMDKELKIMVNDSSSEVTHRHEDGAFVKGEAMYLIFDDLKVLQSSPRIFVKELVQLGYKDFNNLTEIYQNVGLKELQESSKYQYHEQLWDSPFSHALPSCLKPRHCHS is encoded by the exons ATGCCATTTCAACCATTTCACCCTCTTAAGAAGAATGTTCCTAAGTTAACTAGAAGGAAGA GAAAACCTTTCACAGTCAACTGGGGCATACAAAGTTGCATCAAGACTGGCAAGTGCAATACCACCTCCTTCACATGTTCTAAGCCGTGGTATTGGCTGGCAGGGAATTGGAATACTGCTAAATGGACTTTTAGGAGCCGCAACTGGTTCATCAGTTTCTGT AGAGAATGTGGGACTCCTTGGAAGCACTCGCGTTGGAAGTTGAAGGGTCATTCAAATTTCAGCGGGCTTTATGATATTCTTCTCAATGTTAG GAAAATTTGGAGCTTTCTTTGCATCAATACCCTTACCTATTTTTGCAGCTGCACACTGCATTCTATTTGGTCTTGTAG TGCTTTTTCAGGTGTTACTTGCATCAAATGTGGGAACCCGATGGACAAAGAACTGAAGATAATGGTGAATGATTCCAGTAGTGAAGTTACTCATCGTCATGAGGATGGAGCATTTGTTAAAGGAGAAGCCATGTACTTGATTTTTGATGATTTGAAAGTGCTTCAAAGCTCTCCTAGAATCTTTGTGAAGGAACTTGTCCAGCTTGGCTACAAAGATTTCAACAATTTGACAGAAATTTATCAAAATGTTGGTCTGAAGGAG TTGCAGGAGTCAAGCAAGTACCAGTACCATGAGCAACTTTGGGATTCTCCTTTCAGCCATGCCTTACCCAGCTGTCTTAAGCCAAGACATTGTCACTCCTAG